The segment TAGCATTTCACCCCATCAAGAAAGAAAAGAGAGTTTGAGCGCCGCAGCTGAAACCTACTTTTAATCGTCAATGTTGTTTCCCCTGAACGTCGAAACAGCCCACGTTGTTTTCACCCCGTTTCAACAACAAGCCCAGATAGAAGAATGGATATCGCAACAATCATCGGACTGATCCTCGGATTCGGTCTCATCTTCGCCTCCATAGCAATGGGTGGCGGCGGCTTGTCTCCCTTCATCGACGCCCCGTCCATGATGATCGTGTTTGGCGGTTCGATCTCTGCCGCATTGATCAACTTTCCGCTTAAAAACGTGCTGGGTTCATTTAGCGTCGTCCTAAACTGCTTCTTTCAGAAAATCCCGGAACCAAAAGCACTCATTGGCGAATTCAAGGAACTTGCTCAACTGGCCCGCAAAGACGGTCTGTTGGCTCTGGAACAAAAGTCGGACAGTATCGAAGACGACTTCATGAAACGCGGAATCGAATCATTGATCGGCGGAACACCTGCCGACGAACTGCGCGAAACCATGGAGACGGAACTCGGATGCATCGACGAGCGACACTCGATGGGAAAGAAATTCGTCGACGCGATGGGTGCTGCCGCCCCCGCCTTCGGGATGATTGGAACGCTGATCGGCCTGGTTCAAATGCTTCAATCGCTGGATGACCCCAGCAAGATCGGCGGCGGTATGGCTGTTGCTTTGTTGACGACGCTGTACGGTGCTGTTGTGGCCAACGTTGTCTGTATTCCGCTGGCCGGAAAACTGGAAGCTCGTGCCAAAGAAGAAACCGTCGTGCGT is part of the Mariniblastus fucicola genome and harbors:
- a CDS encoding motility protein A — encoded protein: MDIATIIGLILGFGLIFASIAMGGGGLSPFIDAPSMMIVFGGSISAALINFPLKNVLGSFSVVLNCFFQKIPEPKALIGEFKELAQLARKDGLLALEQKSDSIEDDFMKRGIESLIGGTPADELRETMETELGCIDERHSMGKKFVDAMGAAAPAFGMIGTLIGLVQMLQSLDDPSKIGGGMAVALLTTLYGAVVANVVCIPLAGKLEARAKEETVVREMIIAGVAAIGGGATPRAVEEQLATFMAPKSRADVGAEAA